In the genome of Massilia sp. UMI-21, the window CGGCGAAGTTGCCGCCCAGCAGCAGGTTGGCATCCTTGACCTTGCCGTCGGCGCCCTTGTCGTCCGGCAGCGGGAAGTTGCGGCGCTTGGCCGCCTCGGCCGCGGCGCCACCGTTCTGCTGGTGGTTGTAGAACGCGTAGTTGGTTTCCAGTTGAACGCCCTGGAAATTGTCGTTCATGATGAAGTTGACGACGCCCGCGACCGCGTCCGAGCCGTAGATGGCCGAGGCGCCGCCGGTCAGCACTTCGACGCGCTTGATCAGCGCTGCCGGAATCTGGTTCAGGTCGGCCGCGGTATTGCGCGGGGAACCGGCAGGCAGGCGGCGGCCGTTGACCAGCACCAGGGTGCGGTCGGCGCCGAAGTTGCGCAGGTTGACGGTGGCGGTGCCGGACGAACCGTTCGAGATCGAACCGCCCTGGTCGGCGAAGACCTGGGGCAGGTTGTTGAGCAGGTTTTCGACCGAGCGCGTGCCTTCCAGCTTGATGTCCTTGGCGCCCACCACGGTAACCGGGCTCACGCTTTCGAGGTTGGCGGTCGCAATGCGCGAACCGGTCACTTCCACGCGCTGCAGTTGCTGCCCTTCGGCGGCCACCCCTTGCTGCCCTTGTTGCGCGTCTTGCGCATAGGCGGAGGCGGCGAAAACCATGCCGCCGGCAAACATCAATCGGACTGAGCGAGACAATACTGTTTCAACCATCATGTGAGCTTCCCGGATAGGCTCCGCAACCCATTTTTCTGACCTCGGCCACGGAGAGGTTTTGATGACATTGCCGTAGGTGTAAAACCGGCATCTTTTCCTGCGTGGCAATAAAAACATTGGCGTACGTACATTGTCAATTGATTCGTATGTACAAGTGAAAAAAACAACTATGTGATGAAAGTCTTTACAAGGAGAACATTTGGAGTTATGGCCGGGAAATAAAAAGGAATGGGAGCGGGGCAGCATGGAAGGCTGCCAACCCGGCAGAATATGCGCTATCGTTACGCCCTTCGGCCCGCTGTCTTTCCCGGCTGCGGACAGCCGCTCAATAGGAGTTCCATGCTTCGCTTTATCGTCCGCCGGCTATGGCAGATGTTGCCGACCATGCTAGGCGTGGTGGTGCTGGTGTTCGTGCTGTTCAACTGGGTGGGCGGGGACCCGGCGTACCTGTTGGCCGGCAAGATGGCCGATACCGCGGCCATCGAGAACATCCGCCGCCAGCTCGGCACCGATCAGCCCTGGCCAAGCCAGCTGTGGATCTTCATCCGGCAGATCCTGACTTTCGATTTCGGCAATGCCTGGAGCACGGGCGAGCCGGTCTCGCACATCCTGGCCAGCCGCCTTGGACCTTCCTTGACCGTGCTGGTGCCGCTGACCATCCTGGAAACCGTGCTGGGCATCGCCCTGGCCCTGGCGATCGCGTTCGTGCGCGGTTCGCTGACCGATCGCGCAGTGATGCTCGCCTGCACGGTCGGGATGTCGATCTCGATCCTGGTCTACATCATCGTGTTCCAGTACGTGTTCGCCTACAAGCTGGGATGGTTCCCGGTGCAGGGCTGGGGCGACAGCCTGGGCGAAAACCTGCTGCGCTACGCACTGCTGCCCATCATCATCGGTCTGGCCGTCTCGATCGCGCCGACCTTGCGCCTGTATCGTAGTTTCGTGCTCGATGAAGTGAGCCAGGACTATGTGCGCACCGCGCGCGCCAAGGGCTTGAGCGAGCGCCGCGTGGTCTGGGTGCACGTGCTGCGCAATGCCGCGATCCCGATCATCACCCACGTCATGGCCAACCTGCCGGCGCTCCTGATCGGCGCCTTCCTGCTCGAGCGCTTCTTCGGCATCCCGGGCATCGGGCGCGAAGTCA includes:
- a CDS encoding ABC transporter permease, yielding MLRFIVRRLWQMLPTMLGVVVLVFVLFNWVGGDPAYLLAGKMADTAAIENIRRQLGTDQPWPSQLWIFIRQILTFDFGNAWSTGEPVSHILASRLGPSLTVLVPLTILETVLGIALALAIAFVRGSLTDRAVMLACTVGMSISILVYIIVFQYVFAYKLGWFPVQGWGDSLGENLLRYALLPIIIGLAVSIAPTLRLYRSFVLDEVSQDYVRTARAKGLSERRVVWVHVLRNAAIPIITHVMANLPALLIGAFLLERFFGIPGIGREVILAVERSDFPVIKAITVYVAAATMVFNLLADLLYRAVDPRVQLT